A genomic segment from Sparus aurata chromosome 20, fSpaAur1.1, whole genome shotgun sequence encodes:
- the scn4aa gene encoding sodium channel protein type 4 subunit alpha A, with amino-acid sequence MATRLPPPGTDVFRRFTQESLVEIERLKEESKKAAEVAGQEEEEPLAPHADLEAGKSLPLIYGDPPSELLNTPLEDLDPFYKAQSTFIVITKGNTIFRFNAEPACYILSPFSVVRRGAIKILIHSLFSMFIMITILSNCVFMTMSNPPAWSKTVEYVFTGIYTFEATVKVLSRGFCVGSFTFLRDPWNWLDFMVISMAYVTEFVDLGNVSALRTFRVLRALKTITVIPGLKTIVGALIQSVKKMVDVMILTVFALAVFALVGLQLFMGNLRQKCVRWPINTNETAFEFFNTTSTFNDTMYFNNTMGLNETTYNSTFNFIEYIENADNHYYLEGSPDALLCGNSSDAGKCPEGYTCMKAGRNPNFGYTSFDSFGWSFLALFRLMTQDYWENLFQLILRAAGKTYMLFFVVIIFLGSFYLINLILAVVAMAYDEQNEATRLEKIEKEEEFQRLLEQLKEQEQALLLGSRATLTSKKTLSHHTTSEMADDERSLEHDEIIKDCNGRLIPRLLVRAPTMVKSAEDYELKEKSVGSVHSMLRLDEPGLTHRTASIATVLTAAAMEELEEAQRPCPPRWYKFADMFLKWDCCPQWVVFKKWMYFVVMDPFVDLTITICIVLNTLFMAMEHYPMTPEFDNMLSVGNLVFTGIFTAEMFFKLIAMDPYYYFQVGWNIFDSIIVTLSLVELGLANVQGLSVLRSFRLLRVFKLAKSWPTLNMLIKIIGNSVGALGNLTLVLAIIVFIFAVVGMQLFGKSYKDCVCKIASSCELPRWHMNDFFHSFLIVFRILCGEWIETMWDCMEVAGPGMCLVVFMMVMVIGNLVVLNLFLALLLSSFSGDNLSAGDEDGEMNNLQIAIGRITRGINWFKAFLIQTVLQMLGRKPKEPEEDLTNDDDPKTEEIEMNHFDSSQDLKMADGIANCLVEGLPSGFIMDGEHSLNVPIALGESDFENLGEDDDDEDDEDDADNADDSETTDEKNNQKYSEKVDDEISVPENAKLMGALNDGDSSVCSTADYQPPEPEPEEVEEEEPDPVEPEDCFTEGCVRRWPCLTVDITQGRGKKWWNLRRACFTIVEHDWFETFIIFMILLSSGALAFEDINIERRRTIKIILEYADKVFTYIFVVEMLLKWVAYGFKTYFTNAWCWLDFFIVDVSLVSLVANWMGYSDLGPIKSLRTLRALRPLRALSRFEGMRVVVNALVGAIPSIFNVLLVCLIFWLIFSIMGVNLFAGKFYRCINTTTEELFPMNEVNNHSECMALKEATQEARWVNVKVNYDNVGSGYLSLLQIATFKGWMDIMYAAVDSREVEEQPSYEINLYMYIYFVIFIIFGSFFTLNLFIGVIIDNFNQQKKKFGDKDIFMTEEQKKYYDAMKKLGSKKPQKPIPRPTNLIQGLVFDFISQQFFDIFIMVLICLNMVTMMVETDNQSPEKEDFLFKVNVAFIVVFTGECVLKLFALRQYFFTNGWNVFDFVVVILSIAGTMLSDIIEKYFVSPTLFRVIRLARIGRILRLIKGAKGIRTLLFALMMSLPALFNIGLLLFLIMFIFSIFGMSNFAYVKKQAGIDDIFNFETFGGSIICLFEITTSAGWDGLLLPMLNKEYPDCDPDFENPGTDVKGNCGNPGMSMIFFCSYIIISFLVVVNMYIAIILENFNVAQEESGDALCEEDFEMFNETWEKFDLDGTQFIEYNRLSDFCDALQEPLRVAKPNRLRLIEMDMPLVIGDRIHCLDVLLAVTQMVLGDTVEMAAMRVSIEAKFILSNPTSDSFAPITTTMRHKEEQMAAVVIQRAYRNHLLKRCIHHAAFMHRSKRMGRKDEGEDPPEKEGMLARRMGVLYGSNADLADEMERAALETLAGQQLPDPETLSYYSEPDCGTEHPEPNIMVVPVEITNEVLLHSAPNQYLLALHANLRESIV; translated from the exons ATGGCGACCCGGCTCCCTCCCCCAGGCACCGATGTGTTCCGCCGGTTCACCCAGGAATCACTGGTGGAGATCGAGAGGCTCAAGGAGGAAAGTAAAAAGGCTGCAGAAGTAGCGGgccaagaggaggaagagccgTTGGCCCCACACGCTGACCTGGAGGCAGGCAAGAGTCTGCCCTTGATCTACGGAGATCCTCCATCAGAGCTGCTAAACACACCTCTGGAGGACCTGGACCCCTTCTACAAAGCACAGAGT ACATTCATTGTGATCACCAAAGGAAACACGATCTTCAGGTTCAATGCTGAACCGGCTTGCTACATTCTGAGCCCCTTTAGTGTGGTTAGGAGAGGAGCCATCAAAATTCTCATACATTC ATTATTTAGCATGTTCATCATGATTACAATTCTATCGAATTGTGTCTTCATGACGATGAGCAACCCACCAGCATGGAGTAAAACTGTTGA ATATGTTTTTACTGGTATCTATACCTTTGAGGCAACGGTCAAAGTGTTGTCGAGAGGTTTCTGTGTTGGATCTTTTACATTCCTTCGAGACCCATGGAATTGGCTAGATTTCATGGTGATTAGCATGGC ATACGTCACTGAGTTCGTTGACCTTGGCAACGTGTCAGCCCTCAGGACATTTCGTGTGCTTCGAGCCCTAAAAACGATTACTGTGATTCCTG GTTTGAAAACCATCGTAGGCGCTTTGATCCAGTCAGTGAAGAAAATGGTGGATGTCATGATCCTGACTGTCTTTGCTCTCGCTGTTTTCGCCCTTGTTGGCCTTCAACTTTTTATGGGAAATCTGCGTCAGAAATGTGTACGATGGCCCATCAACACAAATGAAACTGCATTTGAATTCTTTAACACCACCAGCACATTTAATGACACAATGTACTTCAACAACACCATGGGGCTCAATGAGACAACATATAACAGTACCTTCAATTTCATCGAATATATTGAAAACGCAG ACAATCACTATTATTTGGAAGGCAGTCCAGATGCTCTGCTTTGTGGAAACAGCTCCGATGCTGG GAAGTGCCCAGAAGGATACACCTGCATGAAGGCTGGGAGGAACCCCAACTTCGGTTACACCAGTTTTGACTCTTTTGGCTGGTCCTTCCTGGCCCTCTTCAGACTCATGACCCAGGACTACTGGGAGAACCTTTTCCAACTG ATCCTGCGGGCAGCTGGTAAAACATATATGCTGTTCTTTGTGGTGATCATCTTTCTGGGCTCCTTCTACCTCATCAACCTCATCCTGGCTGTAGTAGCCATGGCTTATGATGAACAGAATGAGGCAACGCGGCTAGAGAAAattgagaaagaggaagagttCCAGCGGCTATTAGAGCAACTCAAGGAACAGGAACAG GCCCTTCTTCTTGGGAGTCGAGCAACTCTAACAAGTAAGAAGACACTTAGTCATCATACTACATCTGAGATGGCAGATGACGAACGGAGCCTTGAACATGATGAAATTATCAAGGATTGTAATGGGAGACTCATTCCCCGTCTGTTAGTCAGAGCGCCCACCATGGTTAAG TCTGCTGAAGATTATGAACTCAAAGAGAAGTCAGTTGGCTCTGTGCACAGCATGCTTCGACTGGACGAACCAGGCCTGACACACAGAACTGCGAGTATTGCAACTGTGCTCACGGCAGCTGCTATGGAAG AGTTGGAGGAGGCTCAAAGGCCGTGCCCACCTCGATGGTACAAGTTTGCCGACATGTTCCTGAAGTGGGACTGCTGCCCGCAATGGGTGGTCTTTAAAAAGTGGATGTACTTTGTGGTGATGGACCCTTTTGTTGACCTGACCATCACCATCTGCATCGTGCTCAACACCCTCTTCATGGCCATGGAGCACTACCCAATGACCCCAGAGTTTGATAACATGCTCTCAGTGGGGAATCTG GTGTTCACTGGTATCttcacagcagaaatgttcttCAAGCTTATCGCCATGGATCCCTACTACTACTTTCAAGTTGGCTGGAACATTTTCGACAGCATCATTGTCACTCTCAGTCTGGTGGAGTTGGGGCTGGCAAATGTCCAGGGGTTGTCAGTCCTCAGGTCCTTCCGTCTG CTTCGTGTCTTCAAACTAGCCAAGTCCTGGCCAACTCTCAACATGCTGATCAAGATTATCGGTAACTCAGTAGGAGCTTTAGGAAACCTGACGTTGGTGCTGGCCATCATCGTCTTTATCTTCGCCGTGGTTGGTATGCAGCTCTTTGGCAAGAGCTATAAGGACTGCGTGTGCAAGATTGCCTCAAGCTGTGAGCTGCCACGCTGGCACATGAACGACTTCTTCCACTCGTTCCTCATTGTGTTCCGTATCCTGTGTGGGGAGTGGATCGAGACCATGTGGGACTGCATGGAGGTGGCTGGACCTGGGATGTGTTTAGTTGTCTTCATGATGGTCATGGTCATCGGAAATCTAGTG GTGTTGAACCTCTTCCTGGCCTTGTTGCTCAGCTCATTCAGTGGCGACAACCTTTCAGCAGGGGACGAAGATGGAGAGATGAATAATCTCCAGATTGCCATTGGCAGGATCACACGAGGGATCAACTGGTTTAAAGCGTTTCTCATTCAAACAGTCTTGCAGATGCTTGGCAGAAAGCCCAAAGAGCCTGAGGAGGACCTGACAAATGACGACGACCCTAAAACggaggaaattgaaatgaaCCATTTCGACTCCAGTCAGGACCTCAAAATGGCAGATGGGATAGCTAATTGTTTGGTTGAAGGCCTGCCTTCTGGATTTATTATGGATGGAGAGCACAGTCTCAATGTGCCCATCGCCCTAGGAGAGTCAGACTTTGAAAACCTgggtgaggatgatgatgatgaagacgaTGAAGATGATGCTGATAATGCTGATGACTCAGAGACAACAGATGAGAAAAATAACCAAAAGTACTCA GAAAAAGTAGACGATGAAATTAGCGTACCTGAAAATGCTAAA CTGATGGGTGCTTTGAATGATGGGGATTCTTCAGTGTGTAGCACAGCTGACTATCAACCACCTGAGCCTGAAccagaagaagtagaagaagaagagccagACCCAGTGGAGCCTGAGGACTGCTTCACCGAAG GCTGTGTGAGGCGCTGGCCTTGTCTGACCGTGGACATCACTCAAGGTAGAGGCAAGAAATGGTGGAACCTCCGTAGGGCCTGCTTCACTATAGTGGAGCATGACTGGTTTGAAACCTTCATAATCTTTATGATCCTCCTCAGCAGTGGCGCTCTG GCCTTTGAAGACATAAACATAGAAAGACGCCGAACCATCAAAATTATTCTGGAGTATGCTGACAAAGTTTTCACCTACATCTTTGTCGTGGAGATGCTCCTTAAATGGGTCGCATATGGCTTCAAGACCTATTTCACCAACGCTTGGTGTTGGTTAGACTTCTTCATTGTAGAT GTTTCACTGGTTAGTTTAGTCGCCAACTGGATGGGCTACTCCGACCTTGGACCAATCAAATCCCTCAGAACTCTCAGGGCGCTAAGGCCTCTTCGAGCACTGTCGAGATTTGAAGGGATGAGG GTGGTGGTGAACGCTCTTGTCGGAGCAATTCCCTCCATCTTCAACGTACTGTTGGTGTGTCTGATCTTCTGGCTGATATTCAGCATCATGGGAGTTAACCTGTTTGCTGGGAAGTTCTACCGCTGCATCAACACCACTACAGAGGAGCTTTTCCCTATGAATGAGGTCAACAACCATAGCGAATGCATGGCCCTCAAAGAAGCCACACAGGAGGCCCGCTGGGTCAACGTCAAAGTCAACTATGACAACGTGGGATCGGGCTACCTGTCCCTGCTTCAAATT GCAACATTCAAAGGCTGGATGGACATCATGTATGCTGCAGTTGACTCAAGAGAG gtAGAGGAGCAACCTTCTTATGAGATCAACCTCTACATGTACATATACTTTGTCATCTTTATCATCTTCGGCTCCTTCTTCACACTCAACCTCTTCATTGGCGTCATTATTGACAATTTCAaccaacagaagaaaaag TTTGGAGATAAAGACATCTTCATGACGGAGGAACAGAAAAAGTACTACGATGCCATGAAGAAACTTGGTTCCAAGAAGCCACAAAAACCAATTCCACGTCCAACT AACCTAATCCAAGGATTAGTGTTTGACTTCATCAGTCAGCAGTTCTTTGACATCTTCATCATGGTGCTCATCTGCCTTAATATGGTGACAATGATGGTGGAGACGGACAACCAAAGTCCAGAGAAGGAAGATTTCCTCTTCAAAGTAAATGTGGCCTTCATTGTCGTCTTCactggagagtgtgtgttgaAGCTTTTTGCCCTGCGACAATACTTCTTCACCAATGGATGGAACGTTTTTGATTTCGTTGTGGTCATCTTGTCCATAGCTG GTACGATGCTCTCAGATATAATTGAGAAGTACTTTGTCTCGCCAACCCTGTTCAGAGTGATCAGACTGGCCAGAATAGGCAGGATTCTACGTCTCATTAAAGGAGCGAAGGGCATCCGAACACTTCTCTTTgctctgatgatgtcacttcctgccctATTCAATATTggcctcctgctcttcctcatTATGTTTATCTTCTCCATATTTGGCATGTCAAACTTTGCCTATGTCAAAAAGCAAGCTGGAATAGATGACATATTTAATTTTGAGACATTTGGTGGCAGCATTATCTGTTTGTTCGAGATCACAACGTCAGCTGGTTGGGATGGGCTTTTACTTCCAATGCTGAACAAGGAGTATCCAGACTGCGATCCAGACTTTGAGAACCCAGGCACGGATGTCAAGGGTAACTGCGGCAACCCAGGCATGAGCATGATATTCTTCTGCAGCTACATCATCATCTCATTCTTAGTGGTGGTCAACATGTATATTGCCATCATCTTAGAGAACTTCAATGTGGCGCAGGAGGAGAGCGGTGATGCACTCTGTGAGGAAGACTTTGAGATGTTCAATGAGACTTGGGAGAAGTTTGACTTAGATGGAACTCAGTTTATTGAGTATAACCGGCTCTCAGATTTTTGTGATGCCTTGCAGGAGCCGCTGAGGGTCGCAAAGCCTAACCGACTTCGCCTGATTGAAATGGATATGCCCCTGGTAATAGGGGACAGGATCCACTGTCTGGATGTCTTATTAGCTGTCACACAGATGGTCTTAGGAGACACGGTGGAGATGGCAGCAATGCGGGTCAGCATTGAGGCCAAGTTCATCCTGAGCAACCCCACCTCAGACTCCTTTGCACCGATTACCACAACGATGCGCCACAAAGAAGAGCAGATGGCTGCTGTAGTCATTCAGAGGGCGTACCGCAACCACCTACTGAAACGCTGCATACACCACGCTGCTTTTATGCACCGCTCTAAGAGGATGGGTAGAAAGGACGAGGGTGAAGATCCACCGGAAAAAGAGGGGATGCTTGCACGCAGGATGGGAGTGCTCTATGGGAGCAATGCGGACCTTGCGGATGAGATGGAGCGGGCTGCTTTAGAAACTCTGGCAGGCCAACAGCTTCCTGATCCAGAGACATTGTCATATTACTCAGAGCCTGACTGTGGTACAGAACACCCAGAGCCAAATATCATGGTTGTACCTGTAGAAATTACTAATGAGGTGTTATTACATTCTGCTCCCAACCAATACCTCTTGGCACTACACGCAAACCTGAGAGAGTCAATTGTATAA